In Burkholderiales bacterium, the following are encoded in one genomic region:
- a CDS encoding cyclodeaminase/cyclohydrolase family protein, with protein sequence MIKDDSIQKFLDELASSNSTPGGGSAAAVMGAMGAALVSMVCNLTIGKKNYGHVEAEMRDLLGQSENLRARLIRMINDDVHAFDQVMAAYGLPKNTDEEKTRRTAAIQDALKRATQVPLHCAKTCFEVMQLSKRAADQGNVNVVSDAGVAVLAACAGLRSAALNVYVNTAAIKDETFNLQKRAELDEVLAHADSFTNSVYELVKGKLMGH encoded by the coding sequence GTGATCAAGGACGATTCCATACAGAAATTTCTCGACGAGCTTGCAAGCTCAAACTCCACGCCCGGGGGCGGCAGTGCCGCGGCGGTCATGGGAGCAATGGGTGCGGCGCTGGTGAGCATGGTGTGCAATCTCACCATCGGCAAAAAAAATTACGGCCACGTAGAGGCGGAAATGCGTGACCTGCTCGGACAGTCCGAGAATCTGCGCGCCAGGTTGATCCGAATGATCAATGACGACGTGCACGCATTTGACCAGGTGATGGCCGCTTACGGCCTGCCGAAAAACACTGATGAAGAAAAAACCCGGCGCACTGCGGCGATTCAGGATGCGCTAAAGCGCGCGACCCAGGTGCCTTTGCATTGCGCCAAGACCTGCTTCGAGGTCATGCAGTTATCCAAACGAGCCGCGGACCAGGGCAATGTCAACGTCGTGAGCGACGCGGGGGTTGCAGTGCTTGCGGCTTGCGCCGGGCTCAGGAGCGCAGCGCTCAACGTCTACGTGAACACGGCCGCAATTAAGGATGAAACATTCAACCTGCAAAAGCGTGCTGAGCTCGATGAAGTACTCGCGCATGCCGACAGTTTTACCAATAGCGTCTACGAGCTGGTGAAAGGCAAACTCATGGGGCACTAG
- a CDS encoding NADP-dependent methylenetetrahydromethanopterin/methylenetetrahydrofolate dehydrogenase: MKKLLFQFDTDPYPSAFDTVVAYDGGADHVTGYGNVTPQNVGVLVDGTIFTRAPKEKKYTAIFIGGGNMGAGQELLKAVKKKFFANFRVSVMLDSNGSNTTAAAGVAMLTRSGSVAGKNAVVLAGTGPVGMRAAALLAKEGARVSLTSRKRERAENACKQIQERFGVSVSPIEAIDNAARAAALKDAHVVFGAGAAGAQLLEQSQWQSIPAIELMADANATPPLGIAGVDMMDKAANRYGKTVYGAIGFGGLKLQVHRACIGRLFESDNQIFDAEEIYAIAKSMAQ, translated from the coding sequence ATGAAAAAACTACTGTTCCAGTTTGATACCGACCCCTACCCCAGCGCGTTTGACACCGTAGTCGCATACGACGGCGGCGCCGATCATGTTACCGGATACGGCAATGTTACACCGCAGAATGTGGGCGTTCTCGTGGACGGCACGATTTTTACGCGTGCCCCCAAGGAGAAGAAATATACCGCAATTTTTATCGGCGGCGGCAACATGGGGGCGGGACAGGAACTGCTTAAGGCGGTCAAGAAAAAGTTCTTCGCCAATTTTCGCGTCTCGGTCATGCTCGACAGCAACGGCTCAAATACCACTGCTGCTGCCGGCGTAGCCATGCTCACCCGTTCCGGCTCGGTTGCCGGAAAGAATGCGGTTGTGCTGGCGGGCACCGGCCCAGTCGGAATGCGCGCCGCGGCGCTGTTGGCTAAGGAGGGTGCGCGGGTATCGCTCACTTCAAGAAAACGCGAACGGGCGGAAAATGCCTGCAAGCAGATCCAGGAGCGCTTCGGCGTCAGCGTCAGCCCGATTGAAGCTATTGATAATGCCGCGCGAGCCGCGGCACTCAAAGACGCTCACGTGGTGTTTGGCGCTGGTGCGGCCGGTGCGCAATTGCTGGAACAAAGCCAATGGCAGAGCATTCCCGCCATTGAATTGATGGCGGACGCCAATGCTACGCCTCCCCTGGGAATCGCGGGTGTGGACATGATGGACAAGGCAGCGAATCGCTATGGCAAAACGGTGTACGGCGCAATCGGTTTCGGCGGATTGAAACTGCAGGTGCACCGCGCTTGTATCGGCAGGCTGTTCGAAAGCGACAACCAAATCTTCGACGCCGAGGAAATCTACGCCATCGCCAAGAGCATGGCGCAGTAA
- a CDS encoding glycerate kinase translates to MPSIAPRKLLLGSFQAALAAADPLQIVPRHLPKPPKGRTLVVGAGKAAASMASAVEKDWPENEPLSGLVITRYGHGLPTRYIKIIEAGHPIPDASGEAAAREIFEEVKKLGPDDLLLALISGGGSSLLSLPVPGVSMADLKAVTRQLLLCGATIQEINTVRKHLSAIQGGRLAAASKAPVVALIISDVTGDNPTHIASGPCAPDPTTYSDALGIISRYQVKAPDAAVEILRRGQEGKLEETPKSGNAAFRKVENRVIATAHNSLLAAAKYFRMQGIKTCVLGDTITGEAREVAKVFGGLARQIVKYGEPWKPAVALISGGETTVTVRGNGRGGRNTEFLLSLAIDLNGVKNVHALSCGTDGSDGTGDNAGALITPDTLQRARKLGLNAEKLLLNNDSYNFFKPLHDLVVTGATRTNVNDFRVLLIR, encoded by the coding sequence ATGCCTTCAATCGCGCCGCGCAAGCTTTTGCTGGGCAGCTTCCAAGCAGCGCTCGCCGCTGCTGATCCTCTGCAAATCGTCCCGCGCCATCTGCCCAAGCCGCCTAAGGGCCGCACGCTGGTTGTAGGAGCAGGCAAAGCCGCCGCATCCATGGCGTCCGCCGTGGAAAAAGATTGGCCTGAAAACGAGCCGCTTTCCGGCTTGGTCATCACCCGTTATGGTCACGGCCTTCCTACCCGGTATATCAAAATCATCGAAGCAGGCCATCCGATTCCGGATGCCAGCGGCGAAGCGGCCGCAAGAGAAATTTTTGAGGAAGTCAAAAAACTGGGACCTGACGATCTGCTGCTTGCTCTCATCAGCGGCGGCGGCTCGAGTCTCCTCTCCCTGCCGGTTCCGGGCGTCAGCATGGCGGACCTGAAGGCCGTAACCCGGCAATTACTGCTCTGCGGCGCGACGATTCAGGAAATCAATACCGTGCGCAAGCACTTGTCAGCCATTCAGGGTGGAAGACTCGCTGCTGCCAGCAAGGCGCCGGTGGTCGCGCTGATCATTTCCGACGTTACCGGCGATAATCCGACTCACATTGCCTCGGGTCCATGTGCGCCTGATCCCACGACATACAGTGACGCATTGGGAATCATTTCCCGCTATCAAGTCAAAGCGCCGGATGCGGCTGTGGAAATACTGCGTAGAGGCCAGGAAGGTAAACTCGAGGAAACACCAAAGTCAGGCAACGCGGCGTTTCGCAAGGTTGAGAACCGTGTGATTGCGACGGCGCATAATTCATTGCTCGCGGCGGCAAAATATTTCCGCATGCAAGGCATCAAGACATGTGTTCTGGGCGACACCATAACCGGCGAAGCGCGCGAGGTCGCCAAAGTGTTCGGGGGATTGGCGCGTCAAATTGTTAAATACGGCGAACCCTGGAAACCTGCCGTGGCGCTGATTTCGGGCGGGGAAACAACGGTGACCGTGCGCGGCAACGGTCGCGGGGGGCGCAATACCGAGTTTCTTCTCTCGCTGGCTATAGATTTGAACGGCGTGAAAAATGTTCACGCGCTTTCTTGCGGCACCGATGGCTCGGACGGGACCGGTGACAATGCCGGCGCACTGATTACACCCGACACTTTGCAGCGCGCCCGCAAACTCGGCTTAAATGCGGAGAAATTGCTCCTGAATAATGATAGCTACAATTTTTTCAAGCCGTTGCACGATCTAGTCGTCACCGGCGCGACTCGGACCAATGTAAACGATTTCCGCGTGCTCCTCATTCGATAG
- a CDS encoding DUF2339 domain-containing protein: MENDELERRFGQIEDRLNRLEAKLLRVAEQKGLVGGKAAAPTEASKATAATSKSASDKNASSVTSMLGWVGSTALVLAAAYLIRLAIDTGWLTPLRQITIAVLGGVLLIGAGLMLRNTDRRYAGLLPAGGVVILFLSIYGAHLHYGLIEPVSAAAAVVIVSIVSLWLCRVFASELYAMFAVIGSYSAPFLLSSLSATITELVIYFSAWSIVFSVYSIWVGRRLIYLLAVYFALIGFDVIWQDKAAAEWVPALAFQTVQFIIFAAATVLFSIRNRMPLDRDAALAHLPALLIFYFLQYALLSKHLPTYAPWIAAGSALALAAFYGSARAVLQRPLPGGELLVSAYIALVLFHAGYIESVPKSWAPWVAFLLMPATAIIGISRSGTGFLRWPVWLAVGIIFAVNYLRIVFNTDVQAVPAREVLAILYALGLYAGYYFGRNKEALRNVLLLLLYGGHISLMAAAVHLLHERIVVSTAWGFLALACLSLSLMQRDRIMAQSSLLIFAAAGSKVLLYDLAGAAPVLRIVSLVLLGITFYLGGLLYQRLMGGEHKNIKT; encoded by the coding sequence ATGGAAAACGACGAACTCGAGCGACGTTTTGGTCAGATAGAAGATCGCCTCAACCGACTCGAGGCAAAGCTGCTGCGCGTGGCAGAACAGAAAGGTTTGGTTGGCGGGAAAGCGGCGGCGCCAACCGAAGCGTCCAAGGCAACCGCCGCCACGAGCAAATCTGCTTCCGACAAGAATGCGTCTTCGGTGACCAGCATGCTGGGATGGGTGGGGTCGACCGCTCTGGTGCTGGCAGCAGCGTATCTCATCCGCTTGGCGATCGACACAGGCTGGCTCACCCCGCTTCGGCAAATAACAATTGCGGTGCTTGGTGGAGTGCTGTTGATCGGCGCGGGGTTAATGCTGCGCAACACCGATCGTCGCTACGCGGGGCTGCTGCCGGCGGGAGGGGTGGTAATTCTTTTTCTTTCGATCTACGGTGCGCACTTGCATTACGGATTGATTGAACCCGTTTCGGCTGCCGCGGCCGTAGTAATTGTATCTATCGTATCACTCTGGTTGTGTCGAGTATTTGCCAGCGAGCTTTACGCGATGTTCGCGGTGATTGGCTCGTATTCGGCGCCTTTTCTGCTATCGAGCCTGAGCGCCACTATCACCGAGCTGGTCATCTACTTCTCGGCTTGGAGCATTGTTTTCAGCGTCTACTCCATTTGGGTCGGCCGGAGACTGATCTATTTGCTGGCCGTTTATTTTGCATTGATCGGTTTCGATGTCATTTGGCAGGACAAAGCCGCCGCGGAATGGGTGCCGGCGCTTGCTTTCCAAACGGTACAGTTCATCATTTTTGCTGCCGCCACTGTTTTATTTTCAATTCGCAATCGAATGCCGCTGGACCGCGATGCCGCGCTGGCTCACCTTCCGGCTCTGCTGATTTTCTATTTTTTGCAATACGCGCTGCTAAGCAAACATCTGCCGACCTATGCACCGTGGATTGCCGCGGGCAGCGCGTTGGCGCTGGCAGCGTTCTACGGCTCCGCCCGCGCCGTTCTGCAGCGGCCCCTGCCTGGCGGTGAGCTGCTTGTCTCAGCCTATATTGCGCTGGTGCTGTTTCATGCCGGTTACATCGAATCAGTACCCAAAAGCTGGGCACCGTGGGTGGCTTTCCTGCTTATGCCTGCGACTGCGATCATTGGAATCTCGCGCAGCGGGACGGGCTTTCTGCGCTGGCCGGTGTGGCTGGCGGTGGGCATCATCTTTGCGGTGAATTATCTGCGCATCGTGTTCAATACCGATGTGCAAGCAGTTCCTGCACGGGAGGTATTGGCGATCCTCTACGCGCTGGGCCTGTACGCCGGCTATTATTTTGGCCGCAATAAAGAGGCATTACGCAATGTGCTTTTGCTCCTGCTGTACGGCGGTCATATCAGCCTCATGGCAGCGGCCGTTCACTTGCTTCACGAGCGAATCGTGGTGTCCACTGCCTGGGGTTTCTTGGCATTGGCTTGTTTGAGCCTGTCTCTGATGCAGCGCGATCGCATCATGGCGCAGTCGTCGTTATTGATATTTGCCGCGGCCGGTAGCAAGGTATTGCTTTACGATTTGGCAGGCGCCGCGCCGGTGCTGCGTATAGTCAGCCTGGTTCTGTTGGGCATTACCTTTTATCTCGGGGGATTGTTGTATCAACGGCTGATGGGCGGCGAGCACAAGAATATTAAAACCTAA
- a CDS encoding DUF488 domain-containing protein yields MTQQSLTIWTIGHGNRATCELMQMLKEAGVECLVDVRSYPGSRKHPHFARASLESALPAQDLKYVWDGVALGGFRKPKSDSRHVGLRSDGFRGYADYMESTAFQSGICALILRALKSRTAIMCAERLPWRCHRSLISDYLVTQGVTVIHLIAPGKTQSHKLNPVANVSDGGLVYDQIAQMRFEV; encoded by the coding sequence ATGACTCAACAGTCACTCACAATCTGGACCATCGGTCACGGCAATCGCGCCACCTGCGAGTTGATGCAAATGCTCAAAGAAGCCGGCGTAGAGTGCCTGGTGGATGTGAGAAGCTATCCCGGCTCGCGCAAGCATCCGCATTTTGCGCGCGCCAGCCTTGAGTCTGCGCTGCCGGCGCAGGATTTGAAATATGTCTGGGATGGCGTTGCCTTGGGCGGATTTCGCAAGCCCAAATCCGATTCACGCCATGTTGGACTGCGCAGCGATGGTTTCCGGGGTTATGCGGATTACATGGAATCGACGGCATTCCAATCGGGAATTTGTGCCCTTATCTTGCGCGCGCTGAAAAGCAGAACTGCCATTATGTGCGCCGAGCGTCTGCCTTGGCGCTGTCACCGCTCGTTGATTTCAGACTACCTCGTGACGCAAGGTGTTACGGTGATACATTTGATCGCGCCCGGAAAAACCCAAAGCCACAAATTGAACCCAGTGGCAAACGTTTCAGACGGCGGGCTGGTTTATGACCAAATTGCACAAATGCGATTTGAAGTTTGA
- the nhaA gene encoding Na+/H+ antiporter NhaA — translation MKMFTQIFSGKAVVEFLRLQSAGGILLLATAVLAMILVNSPLHDYYSAFLQTPLSVRAGPIELSKPLLLWINDGLMAIFFFLVGLELKREVLEGELSRPSQIVLPALAALGGMAAPAGIYVYLNWGNPVTLAGWAIPSATDIAFAVGVLGLLGNRVSPALKIFLLTVAIFDDLGAIIIIAIYYSGELSSLSLVVAGIAALILLVLNNKDINRPGPYVIVGIALWVAVLKSGIHATLAGVVLALFIPLRTRRSEDQSLLRQFEHRLHPWVAYGVLPAFAFANAGISFHGLTLGSLLDPVPLGIAAGLFLGKLGGVLLATAIAVAAGLATLPSGTRWSEMSGIALICGVGFTMSFFIGTLAFEDAPEYATGVRLGVLAGSLLSAITGYLVLRFFARRSDAP, via the coding sequence ATGAAGATGTTTACGCAGATATTTTCCGGGAAGGCGGTGGTGGAGTTTCTGCGCCTGCAATCAGCCGGCGGAATTCTGCTCTTGGCCACGGCCGTGCTCGCTATGATCCTGGTTAATTCGCCGCTGCATGACTATTATTCCGCATTTTTGCAGACGCCTCTAAGCGTACGAGCCGGCCCAATTGAGCTGAGTAAGCCGCTGCTGCTTTGGATCAACGACGGGCTCATGGCGATCTTTTTCTTTCTTGTCGGTTTGGAGCTGAAGCGCGAGGTGCTGGAGGGGGAACTCTCCCGACCATCGCAAATCGTTCTGCCCGCATTGGCCGCCTTGGGCGGAATGGCAGCTCCCGCGGGTATCTACGTTTACTTGAATTGGGGGAACCCGGTCACTCTGGCCGGCTGGGCGATTCCCTCGGCAACCGACATCGCATTTGCAGTCGGGGTGCTCGGTTTGCTCGGCAACCGCGTGTCGCCTGCCCTGAAGATTTTCTTGCTCACCGTAGCTATTTTTGACGACCTGGGCGCAATCATCATCATCGCTATCTACTATTCGGGAGAACTGTCATCGCTGTCGCTGGTGGTCGCGGGAATTGCCGCGCTCATCCTGCTCGTGCTCAACAATAAGGATATTAACCGTCCGGGGCCCTACGTGATTGTGGGAATCGCTCTCTGGGTGGCGGTTCTCAAATCCGGTATTCATGCGACCCTTGCGGGAGTGGTCCTGGCGCTTTTTATTCCACTCAGGACCCGTCGCAGCGAAGATCAATCCCTGTTGCGCCAATTCGAACATCGGTTGCATCCCTGGGTCGCGTACGGAGTGCTTCCCGCGTTCGCGTTTGCCAATGCCGGCATATCATTTCACGGGCTGACGCTGGGCAGTCTGCTTGATCCAGTGCCGCTTGGCATTGCTGCCGGATTATTTCTCGGCAAATTGGGCGGTGTACTTCTTGCCACCGCAATCGCCGTTGCGGCCGGCTTGGCAACGCTTCCCAGCGGCACCCGCTGGTCCGAGATGTCGGGAATTGCACTGATCTGCGGAGTGGGATTTACCATGAGCTTTTTCATCGGCACACTCGCATTTGAAGACGCCCCCGAGTATGCGACCGGGGTTCGCCTCGGGGTATTGGCGGGGTCCCTTTTGTCGGCAATTACCGGCTATCTTGTGCTGCGTTTTTTTGCGCGAAGATCAGACGCCCCGTAG
- a CDS encoding SAM-dependent chlorinase/fluorinase encodes MIILFTDFGSASLYVGQVKNVLYQHAPRVKHIDLLHDAPVFNIKSSAHLLAALAPEFPPQSVFFAVVDPGVGGARGAVVVAADGRWFVGPDNGLLSIIAARAEETKLWRIHWRPRKLSHTFHGRDLFAPIAALVAARKFPRDKLEEITSLQVQLEAQDLAEIVYLDRYGNAMTGLRAKSLKFDSQFLVHGGRLRRATIFADVPSGTPFWYENCVGLAEIAVSSGNAARELDLKIGDAVELVK; translated from the coding sequence GTAGCGCCAGCCTGTATGTGGGGCAGGTGAAAAACGTGCTCTACCAACATGCACCCCGCGTGAAACATATAGATTTGCTGCATGACGCGCCGGTGTTCAACATAAAATCGAGCGCGCACCTGCTTGCGGCGCTGGCGCCTGAATTTCCACCGCAGAGCGTATTTTTCGCCGTCGTGGACCCCGGGGTCGGGGGCGCGCGCGGGGCAGTGGTCGTTGCGGCAGATGGAAGATGGTTTGTCGGGCCCGATAACGGCCTGCTCTCAATCATTGCGGCAAGAGCGGAGGAAACGAAGCTCTGGCGCATCCACTGGCGTCCGCGAAAACTCTCGCACACCTTTCACGGCCGTGACCTGTTTGCTCCGATAGCCGCGCTGGTGGCAGCCCGGAAATTCCCGCGCGACAAATTGGAAGAAATTACTTCGCTGCAGGTGCAGCTCGAGGCGCAGGATTTGGCGGAGATCGTTTACCTCGATCGTTACGGCAACGCCATGACCGGCCTGCGTGCCAAATCGCTTAAGTTTGACAGCCAATTCCTGGTGCATGGCGGGCGCTTGAGACGCGCCACGATATTTGCGGATGTTCCGAGCGGAACGCCGTTTTGGTATGAAAACTGTGTGGGCCTGGCGGAAATAGCTGTAAGCTCCGGCAACGCAGCGCGCGAACTGGATTTGAAAATTGGCGATGCGGTTGAACTGGTGAAATAA